The genomic interval CACCCAGACGGCTTCCTTCCGCTCCTCGGCGGTGAGGTCGTTGTCGAAGGGGCTGGTTTTGCGTTCGAGTTTGCTCAGGCGTGTGGCGAGAGACCGCATCACCTCGTCGCCGAAGCCGGTGCCCACCCGGCCGACGTAGATGAGGCGGCCCTCGTGCGGAATGCCGACGAGCAGGGACTTGAAGTTGCGGGCATCGCTGCGGCGCCAGCCCCCGACTACCACCGCGAGTGTGCGCCAATTGCGTTGCTTGACCCAAGAATGCCCGCGCTTGCCGGGCAGATAGACCGAGTCCTTGCGTTTGGCGATGACGCCTTCCAGGCTCTGGTCCTGGCTGTAGCGCAGGGCGGCCGCACCCGGCCCGTCGAGACGCGGTGGCACCCGCATCGAGGGGGCGGTGGCGGCGAGAGCTTCCAGCACCCGGCGGCGATCCGCATACCGTTTGCGGATCAGGGACGTGCCGTCCAGATAGAGGACATCGAAGGCGACGAAGACGGCGCGAGCCGCATCCGCTTGCAGCAGACCCAGATTGGCGACGCCGTGGTCGTCGAACACCACGGCCTCACCGTCGAGCACGACGTCGTGATCGGACAGTTCGGTGGCGAGCGGGCCAATGCCCGGATACCGGTCGGTCACCACGTTGCCGCGGCGGCTGCGCAGTATGAGTGTGCCGGAAGAGATTTCGGCGATCAGGCGGAAGCCGTCCCACTTGGTCTCGAACGACCATTCGGCATCATCGAGTTCGCCGACATCGCCCTCGGTAGCGAGCATCGGCTCCAGCCCACGGGGGAACGGGGCCGAGGCCTGCCGGGATACCTTCTCCGGGCGGATTCCGTTCGGCTCCGCCGCACCGCGTTTCTTCTTACTCGGTGACTCGCCGGACGCTTCGGGATTCTGATCGCGCATCAGATGCATGAGCCACTGGTTGCCGTTGGTCTGGATCAGCGCGTAGCGCCCGTTGAGCCGTTCCCCGTGAAAACGGACGATGACCTCGTCGTCGCGCCACTTCTCGGTCTCGTAGGTGCCGGTATCCCAGATCGTCATCTCGCCCGCGCCGTACTGCCCCTTCGGGATGGCGCCGTGGAAGTGCAGGTATTCCAGCGGATGGTCCTCGGTGTGCACGGCGAGCCGGTTCTGTTCCGAGGTGGTCGGCGGCCCTTTGGGCACCGCCCACGAGGCCAGTACGCCGTCGCGTTCGAGTCGCACGTCCCAATGCAACCGGCGGGCGTGATGTTCTTGCACGACGAACCGATTGCCCTCGGTAGCCTTCGGCGGCGAAACGGGCACTGGTTCCGGCGTGCGCTCCGGATCACGCATGGACCGATACTTGGTCAGCGCGTCGTTCTTCGAGGCCTCCAGCGGTGGATCGAGTTCGGCCAGCAGATCACCGTCGTCCCGCCATCGGGCCAGCACCTCGTCGAACCGCAAGTGCCGCAGCTTCTTCCGATTCTCGATCTCTTCCCAGTCGCGCGGCGCGGCGGCAGTGGGTTCGGCCCGCCCGCGCAGCGAGTACGGCGCGATGGTGGTCTTGGCCGGGTTGTTCTGGCTCCAGTCGACGAAAACCTTTCCCGCCCGGACATTCTTGGCCATCGTCGCCGTCACCAGATCCGGGTGTAGCTTCTCCAGATTCGTCGCCACCTGCTTGGCCACGGTCGACGCGCCGCCGGGACTCAATGTCTTGTCCAGCGGCACATAGAGGTGAATCCCCTTGCTACCGCTGGTCACCGGAAACGTGCGCAGCCCGATGCCCTCGACCATCTCGCGCACCAGCAGGGCCACGCGCGCGCACTCGGGCAGCCCGGCGCCGGGCCCGGGATCCAGATCGAAGACGATCCGGGTGGCGTAGCCGATCCGATCACCGTCGAACCGCCATTGCGGCACATGGATTTCCAGCGCCGCCTGCTGTGCCAGCCAGGCCAGCCCGCCCTCCGAATCGACCACGGGATACTCGGCACGCCGCGAGGAATGTTCGACGGTGTGGCGTTCCATCCAGTCCGGCGCGTGCGACGGCAGGTTCTTCTCGAAGAACGAGGATTCCTCGACGCCGTTGGGCCAGCGCTTCCGGGTGACCGCCCGGCCCGCGATATGCGGCAGCATGGCTGGCGCGATGGCCGTGTAATAGGCGATGACCTCGCCTTTTGTCGTACCCGTGGCTGGATACAGCACCTTGTCGAGGTTGGTCAGATCAACCTCGACAGGGGCTCGGCCCGGGCTGCCACCGAACTCGCGGCGGGGAGACATAGCTGAATTCTAGTGGCGGGAACCGGTAATCGGTCCCCGCCGCGCGTCACGCCTTCGAGCCGGGCTGCGAACCGGGCTGCTCCGGCGGCACCGCCTTCTTGGCGGCCTCCTGCACCTTGTCGATCTTGTCCGTGTACTTGCCCTGGGTCTTCTTGTCGACGAAATCGCCGGCCTTGTCGACCGCGCCGTGGATCTTGTCGGCGTTCTTGGCCGCCATATCCTTACCCTTGCCGACCAGGCCTTTGAGACTGTCCGCGAAACTCATTCCCGGGTCCTTCCTTGTCGATCGAGCTGAAGTCGAAACCGACTGGTTTCAACCAATATCCTCCCACCAGGCCTTTTCCTTGGCCATAACGGGAAGCGCCTGGGGATCGATGCGCTGACCGGGCATCGGGACGGCGATCCTGGTACCGGCCTTCGCCGCGGCCTGAACCATCCGCCGCACCGGCTCCGACCAGCCGTGGAAGGCGAGGTTGAAGGTCGCCCAGTGGATCGGCACCAGCAGGCCGTGCGCGGCGTCGCCGCGACACAGATCGGCGTGCGCGCGCACCGCCTCCTCCGGGTTCATGTGCACATCCGCCCAGCGCGGGTCGTAGGCGCCGATGGGCAGCAGGGTCAGATCGAACGGGCCCAGGGCGGCGCCCGCGTCGGCGAACACCTTGGTGAACCCGGTATCGCCGCCGAAATACACCCGCCGGGTGGGACCGACGATGGACCACGACGCCCACAGCGTGGTGTTGCGCACCAGGCCGCGGCCGGAGAAGTGCCGGGCCTCGGTACAGGTCAGCACCAGATCGGTGCCATCGCGCTCCCGGCCCAGTGCGGCCAGGGAAACCGAGCCGCCCCAATCCAATTCGACGATCCGATGCTCGGGCACACCCCAGTGCCGCAGGTGCGCGCCGATGCCGAGCGGCACCAGGAACGGCACCGACTGCCCGGTCACCAGTTCCCGGATGGTCGCCTTGTCCAGATGGTCGTAGTGATCGTGGGAGATGATCACCGCGTCCAGCGGGGGCAGTTCCGAGAGCGGCATCGGCACCGGGTGCAACCGCGCCGGGCCGACCAGCGCGGACGGCGAAACCCGTTCGCTCCACACCGGATCGGTGAGAACCCGGTACCCGTCCACCTCGATGAGCGCCGAGGCGTGGCCGTACCAGGTGACCGCGAGATCGGCCGCCGCCGTCGGGACCGGCGGGGTCTGCAGGGGCACCACCCCGCGCGGGCGGCCGACATTACGACGGGTCAGCATCGAATACAGCAGGGACGGAGCCGAACCCGGCGCGATCTGACTGCTCGGCTCGGTGTTGTGGAACTGACGGTTGCGGTAGCTCGCGGCGCCGGAGGCGTAGGGCGCGATCGCCGACATCGAGGCGCCGATCGCCGACGGAATATCCCACACCGCGCGGACCAGCCAGCCGATACCCACCGCACCGGCCGCGGCGCCCAGTACCTTTTTCACTTTCATGGCCGTATCCCCTTATCGCCCAACGAATTTCGCCGCACGTTTCTCTTCCCGCGCCAGCCGGCCCTCCTGGGCGTCGGCACTGCCCCACGCCGCCTCCAGGGCCGCGCGCTGCTGCGCCGTATCCGGCTCGCGGGTGCCGTCGTCGTTGAGTACCAGTTTGAGGTGCCGCAGCGACAGCGGCGCGAGTTCGGCGATCGACTTGGCCCACGCCTGCGCGTCGGCGAGCGTGCCGAGCCGATTGGCGAACCCGTAGGCGTAGGCGTCGGACGCCGTCACCCGCTCCGCGCCGAGCAGAATGCCGCGCGCGGGGCCGCCGCCGATCAGCGAAACCAGCCGCCGGATCGTCCACCGATCCACCGAAATGCCAAGCTTGGCAGCGGGAATCGCGATGTAGGACTCCGGCGACATCACCCGGAGATCCGAGGCCAGCGAAATCTGCACGCCCGCGCCGAGCGCCCCGCCGTTGATCGCCGCGATCACCGGGATCGGAGCCGACTCGATGGTGTGCAGCATGTCCATCAGATCCGCGAGGAACTGCTCGGAATAGACGCCGGACAGGTCCGCGCCGGCGCTGAACAGCGGTCCACGACCGGTCAGCACGATGACCCGCGCGTCCTCCTCGACCGCCCCCAGCACCGCCTCGCGCAGTAGGACCACGAGGTCGTTGTTGAGCGCATTGCGACGGTCTTCGCGCTGCATTTCGATGGTGACGACATCACCATCGCGGCTAACTCCGAGCATGCATACTCCCCGGCTCAACGTATTGTTTGATTACCTTTACTGTGCCACAGCCCAGGGCCGTGTTCGCTCAGGGCGTTACGATCACCACTCGTGCCGACAGATTTCGAGATCCTGGTGATCGGTGCTGGTCAGGCTGGGCTGTCGGCGGGTTATCACTTGCGGCGACTCGGTCTGGAGCCGGAGCGCGACTTCCTGATCGTGGACCACGCGCCGGGCCCGGGCGGCGCCTGGCAATTCCGGTGGCCCTCGCTGACGCTGACCACGGTCAACCGCGTGCACGACCTGCCGGGCATGTCATTCGCCGAAACATTGCCTCCCGGCTCGGAATCAGCGCCCGCGGCCACCGCGGTGCCGCACTACTACGAGCTGTACGAGAAGGAATTCGACCTGCGGGTCCGGCGGCAGGTCAGCGTGCGGGTGGTCTGCGACCGCACGGCGGACGGACAACGCTGCGACGGGCGCGGAGAAATACTGAGCGCGGAAACCGACTCGGCCGGAACCTTGCGGGCGCGTGGGCTGATCAACGGAACCGGCACCTGGGAGCATCCGTTCATTCCGGTCTACCGCGGCGCCTCGACCTTCGCCGGCCGGCAGATGCACACCCGCGATTACCGCACCGCCGCCGAATTCCGCGGCAAGCACGTGGTGATCGTGGGCGGCGGCATTTCGGCGGTGCAGTTGCTCGACGAGATTTCCGAGGTCACCACGACCACCTGGGTGACGCGCCGGGCACCGGTCTTCCGGGACGAGGATTTCGGCCCCGACGCCGGACGAGCCGCGGTGGCCGCGGTGGAGGATCGGGTGCGACGCGGGCTGCCGCCGGGATCGGTGGTGTCGGTGACCGGGCTGCGCTGGGACGATCGGCTGCGCGCCGCCAAGGCACGCGGAGCGCTGGAGCGGTTGCCGATGTTCGACGCGATCGAGCCCGACGGGGTGCGCTGGGCCGACGGATCGTTCCAACCTGCCGACGTGATTCTGTGGGCCACCGGATTCCGCAGCGCCCTGGACCATCTGGCGCCGCTGCGGCTGCGCGGACCCGGCGGCGGCATCACCATGACCGGCCGGCTGGCCACCCAGGTCGCCGTCGACCCGCGCGTGCACCTGATCGGCTACGGCCCGTCGGCCAGCACCATCGGCGCCAACCGCGCGGGCCGGGCCGCCACGCGTGAACTCGTCGACTATCTGGGGATTACTGGTAACCCGCGGTGAAGGTGTCCGGATCCGGGCCGATGCGCTCGCCGGCGTCCATCGAGTCGATCGCCGACATCTGGCCCTCGTTGAGTTCGAAGCCGAAGACGTCGAAGTTCGACACGATGCGCGCCGGAGTCACCGACTTCGGAATCACGATGGTGCCGCGCTGCAGATGCCAGCGGATGATCACCTGGGCCGGGGTGCGCCGCAGTTCCTCCGCGATGGCGACGATGGTCGGATGATCGAGCAGAGTGCCCTGCCCCAGCGGACTCCACGCCTCGGTGGCGATCGCGTTGGCGGCGTGGAATTCGCGTAGTTCGCGCTGCCCCAACCGCGGATGTAGTTCGATCTGATTGACCGCCGGAACCTCACCGGTCTCGCTGATCAATCGCTCCAATTGCGGCACCGTGAAATTCGATACCCCGATCGAACGGACCCGGCCCTGCGCCTTCAAGGCCTGAAAGGCCCGGAAGGTATCGACGAACTTCCCCGCCACTTCCACCGGCCAATGGATCAGGTAGAGGTCCAGATAATCCAGACCCAGCTTTTCCATGCTGGCATCGAACGCACGCAAGGTGGAGTCGTACCCCTGCTCCGAGTTCCACAGCTTGGTCGTGACATACACCTCGTCCCGAGGCAGTCCCGATTCGCGGATCGCCCGCCCGGTGCCCTCCTCGTTGGCGTAGATGGCGGCGGTGTCGATACTCCGGTACCCCGCCTGTAGCGCGGCCGTCACCACCTCGGACACCTCGTCGGACGGCACCTGGAACACGCCGAACCCGAGCTGCGGGATCACGTTTCCGTCATTGAGGATTATCGAGGGAATAGCGCAGGTCTCGCTTTTGAAGGTCACGTTCCGACCGTAGAAGTGCGACGCCCGCCCGTCAACGAACCTGCGGGCGTGTTGGCGGTGAAAAAGCTGCCGACCAGCACTTTCCGCGCCGACGTGCCGCCGCGCACACGGATCAACCCGGCAAACCGAGCCGGCGGTAGCGGTGCCGGCGGCGGCGCTGCAGCTCTGCCGCGGAGTGCGAACGGAGCTGAGCGAGTTCCTCGGCGATGGCCTGGACCATGCGGCGGGCGAAGGCGGTGGGTTCGTCGGCGGCGTCGGGGATTTCGGGGATTATGCGATCGACTATGCCATCCGCGAGCAGGTCGGCCGAGCGAATGCGCTGAGCCGCGGCCAAGTCCGCGGCGTGCGCCGTGTCCCGGTGGACGATGGCGCTGGCGCCCTCGGGTGGGAGCGGAGCAAGCCAGGCGTGCGTGGCGGCCAGGACCCGATCGGCCGGGAGCAGGGCCAGTGCGCCGCCGCCGGTGCCCTGGCCGAGCAGGACGGAGATGGTCGGGGTGTCGAGGGTGGTCAGATCGGCCAGGCAGCGGGCTATTTCGGGAGCCAGGCCGCGTTCCTCGGCCTCCTTGGAGAGGGCGGCGCCGACGGTGTCGATGACCAGGACCAGCGGGACGTGCAGTTCGCGGGCCAGAGCCATACTGCGCCGGGCTTCGCGTAAAGCGGCCGGGCCCATGGTGGTCTCGCCCTGCTGACCCACGCGGTCATGGCCGAAGACGACGCAGGGCTGGCCGCGGAAACGGGCCAGCGCCAGCACGACCGTGCGGTCGGATTCGCCCTGACCGGTCCCGCTCAGCGGAACCCGCTGGGTCACATGGCGTAAGAGGTCGCGAATACCGGGACGATCGGAGCGGCGAGACGCCAGCACCGATTGCCACGCCGTGATGTCGGCCGACGCGGCAGCCGGAATCTCTTGCACCACAGGCTGACTCGGGAGCACCTCGCCGCTGAGCACGCTCAAGGCGCGGTGGGCGATACGACGGAAGACCGAGATCGGTACCACACCGTCGATGACGCCGTTGCGGTACAGATTCTCGGCGG from Nocardia goodfellowii carries:
- a CDS encoding ATP-dependent DNA ligase, which encodes MSPRREFGGSPGRAPVEVDLTNLDKVLYPATGTTKGEVIAYYTAIAPAMLPHIAGRAVTRKRWPNGVEESSFFEKNLPSHAPDWMERHTVEHSSRRAEYPVVDSEGGLAWLAQQAALEIHVPQWRFDGDRIGYATRIVFDLDPGPGAGLPECARVALLVREMVEGIGLRTFPVTSGSKGIHLYVPLDKTLSPGGASTVAKQVATNLEKLHPDLVTATMAKNVRAGKVFVDWSQNNPAKTTIAPYSLRGRAEPTAAAPRDWEEIENRKKLRHLRFDEVLARWRDDGDLLAELDPPLEASKNDALTKYRSMRDPERTPEPVPVSPPKATEGNRFVVQEHHARRLHWDVRLERDGVLASWAVPKGPPTTSEQNRLAVHTEDHPLEYLHFHGAIPKGQYGAGEMTIWDTGTYETEKWRDDEVIVRFHGERLNGRYALIQTNGNQWLMHLMRDQNPEASGESPSKKKRGAAEPNGIRPEKVSRQASAPFPRGLEPMLATEGDVGELDDAEWSFETKWDGFRLIAEISSGTLILRSRRGNVVTDRYPGIGPLATELSDHDVVLDGEAVVFDDHGVANLGLLQADAARAVFVAFDVLYLDGTSLIRKRYADRRRVLEALAATAPSMRVPPRLDGPGAAALRYSQDQSLEGVIAKRKDSVYLPGKRGHSWVKQRNWRTLAVVVGGWRRSDARNFKSLLVGIPHEGRLIYVGRVGTGFGDEVMRSLATRLSKLERKTSPFDNDLTAEERKEAVWVTPKIVGVVRFMNWTETGRLWHPAWLGEE
- a CDS encoding carboxyl transferase domain-containing protein, producing the protein MRISARELLEQLLDSGSFVSWDRPPLSVAGSPRYREELRAAERSAGVDESVRTGAGLLRGREVAVIACEFEFLAGSIGVAAAERIVTAVERATALGLPLIASPTSGGTRMQEGTVAFVQMVKIAAAVAVHKAAGHPYLVYLRDPTMGGVFASWGSLGHITFAQPGALIGFLGPRVYKALYGKDFPEGVQTAENLYRNGVIDGVVPISVFRRIAHRALSVLSGEVLPSQPVVQEIPAAASADITAWQSVLASRRSDRPGIRDLLRHVTQRVPLSGTGQGESDRTVVLALARFRGQPCVVFGHDRVGQQGETTMGPAALREARRSMALARELHVPLVLVIDTVGAALSKEAEERGLAPEIARCLADLTTLDTPTISVLLGQGTGGGALALLPADRVLAATHAWLAPLPPEGASAIVHRDTAHAADLAAAQRIRSADLLADGIVDRIIPEIPDAADEPTAFARRMVQAIAEELAQLRSHSAAELQRRRRHRYRRLGLPG
- a CDS encoding aldo/keto reductase, producing the protein MTFKSETCAIPSIILNDGNVIPQLGFGVFQVPSDEVSEVVTAALQAGYRSIDTAAIYANEEGTGRAIRESGLPRDEVYVTTKLWNSEQGYDSTLRAFDASMEKLGLDYLDLYLIHWPVEVAGKFVDTFRAFQALKAQGRVRSIGVSNFTVPQLERLISETGEVPAVNQIELHPRLGQRELREFHAANAIATEAWSPLGQGTLLDHPTIVAIAEELRRTPAQVIIRWHLQRGTIVIPKSVTPARIVSNFDVFGFELNEGQMSAIDSMDAGERIGPDPDTFTAGYQ
- a CDS encoding flavin-containing monooxygenase, giving the protein MPTDFEILVIGAGQAGLSAGYHLRRLGLEPERDFLIVDHAPGPGGAWQFRWPSLTLTTVNRVHDLPGMSFAETLPPGSESAPAATAVPHYYELYEKEFDLRVRRQVSVRVVCDRTADGQRCDGRGEILSAETDSAGTLRARGLINGTGTWEHPFIPVYRGASTFAGRQMHTRDYRTAAEFRGKHVVIVGGGISAVQLLDEISEVTTTTWVTRRAPVFRDEDFGPDAGRAAVAAVEDRVRRGLPPGSVVSVTGLRWDDRLRAAKARGALERLPMFDAIEPDGVRWADGSFQPADVILWATGFRSALDHLAPLRLRGPGGGITMTGRLATQVAVDPRVHLIGYGPSASTIGANRAGRAATRELVDYLGITGNPR
- a CDS encoding MBL fold metallo-hydrolase, whose protein sequence is MKVKKVLGAAAGAVGIGWLVRAVWDIPSAIGASMSAIAPYASGAASYRNRQFHNTEPSSQIAPGSAPSLLYSMLTRRNVGRPRGVVPLQTPPVPTAAADLAVTWYGHASALIEVDGYRVLTDPVWSERVSPSALVGPARLHPVPMPLSELPPLDAVIISHDHYDHLDKATIRELVTGQSVPFLVPLGIGAHLRHWGVPEHRIVELDWGGSVSLAALGRERDGTDLVLTCTEARHFSGRGLVRNTTLWASWSIVGPTRRVYFGGDTGFTKVFADAGAALGPFDLTLLPIGAYDPRWADVHMNPEEAVRAHADLCRGDAAHGLLVPIHWATFNLAFHGWSEPVRRMVQAAAKAGTRIAVPMPGQRIDPQALPVMAKEKAWWEDIG
- a CDS encoding antitoxin, coding for MSFADSLKGLVGKGKDMAAKNADKIHGAVDKAGDFVDKKTQGKYTDKIDKVQEAAKKAVPPEQPGSQPGSKA
- a CDS encoding enoyl-CoA hydratase, translating into MLGVSRDGDVVTIEMQREDRRNALNNDLVVLLREAVLGAVEEDARVIVLTGRGPLFSAGADLSGVYSEQFLADLMDMLHTIESAPIPVIAAINGGALGAGVQISLASDLRVMSPESYIAIPAAKLGISVDRWTIRRLVSLIGGGPARGILLGAERVTASDAYAYGFANRLGTLADAQAWAKSIAELAPLSLRHLKLVLNDDGTREPDTAQQRAALEAAWGSADAQEGRLAREEKRAAKFVGR